The proteins below come from a single Erythrobacter sp. SG61-1L genomic window:
- a CDS encoding metallophosphoesterase family protein yields MIESLRKFFTLPMGSREPSVPVGRRIYAIGDIHGRLDLFNAMIEAIERDSAHGRPLRSTVILLGDLVDRGPDSAGVLARAREWQKTRDVRILAGNHEEMFLESFKRMEVLRHFLRFGGRETLLSYGIQPRVRTKADMAALQQLMADHIPAEDVEFLRSFEELIVFGDYAFVHAGIAPGVALKQQQAQDMRWIREPFLSHLDPHSHIVVHGHTITERAVIRPNRIGIDTGAFNTGRLTALVLEGTGRRFIETKVKKKKGVVTLDRKAEAE; encoded by the coding sequence ATGATCGAATCCCTCCGCAAGTTCTTCACCCTCCCGATGGGGAGCAGGGAGCCGTCAGTCCCGGTGGGGCGGCGCATTTATGCCATTGGCGACATCCATGGCCGGCTGGATCTGTTCAATGCGATGATCGAGGCGATCGAGCGCGATTCAGCGCATGGCCGCCCGCTGCGCAGCACCGTTATCCTGCTGGGCGATCTGGTGGATCGCGGGCCGGACAGCGCTGGCGTGCTGGCGCGCGCGCGTGAGTGGCAGAAGACGCGCGACGTGCGAATCCTGGCCGGCAATCACGAGGAGATGTTCCTCGAAAGTTTCAAGCGCATGGAAGTGCTGCGCCATTTCCTGCGCTTCGGCGGGCGCGAGACGCTGCTGAGCTACGGCATCCAGCCGCGGGTGCGGACCAAGGCGGACATGGCCGCGCTGCAGCAATTGATGGCCGACCACATTCCGGCCGAGGATGTCGAATTCCTCCGCTCTTTCGAAGAACTGATCGTGTTCGGCGATTATGCCTTCGTCCACGCGGGCATCGCGCCGGGCGTGGCGCTGAAGCAGCAGCAGGCACAGGACATGCGCTGGATTCGCGAGCCGTTCCTTTCGCATCTGGACCCGCATTCGCATATCGTGGTCCACGGCCATACGATCACCGAACGGGCCGTGATCCGCCCCAATCGCATCGGCATCGATACGGGCGCTTTCAACACGGGACGCTTGACCGCGCTCGTGCTGGAAGGCACCGGGCGACGGTTCATCGAGACGAAGGTCAAGAAGAAGAAGGGCGTTGTAACGCTCGACAGGAAGGCTGAAGCAGAATGA
- a CDS encoding TorF family putative porin — MLTSVRSLLAATVLAGAALAATPAMAQDEETPIVTVSGNVALVTDYRFRGVGLSGGDPAIQGGITLNTAPGFYVGTWASSLEDTASYGEMELDVFAGWAGDITDGVGIDVGATYYLYPTNDVDPADVFELYAKIKPSVGPVDLAFGIAYAPSQDSLDFGAGLPDDNIYLSADASVAIPSTPLTLTGHVGYTDGALTYTDNSKAWDYSIGASLTVLGNVSLGVSYVGVEADGLAKDVSGFTDDTVVGSLSVSF; from the coding sequence ATGCTTACGTCCGTTCGCAGCCTTCTGGCTGCTACCGTTCTCGCCGGTGCCGCGCTCGCCGCCACTCCCGCCATGGCGCAGGACGAAGAAACCCCGATCGTGACCGTTTCGGGCAACGTCGCTCTCGTCACCGACTATCGCTTCCGCGGCGTCGGCCTGTCGGGCGGCGATCCGGCCATCCAGGGCGGTATCACGCTGAACACCGCTCCGGGCTTCTATGTGGGCACCTGGGCTTCCTCGCTGGAAGATACCGCTTCCTACGGCGAAATGGAACTCGACGTGTTCGCTGGCTGGGCCGGTGACATCACCGACGGCGTCGGCATCGACGTTGGCGCGACCTACTACCTCTACCCGACCAACGACGTTGATCCGGCTGACGTTTTCGAACTCTATGCCAAGATCAAGCCTTCGGTCGGCCCGGTCGATCTCGCATTCGGCATCGCCTACGCTCCGAGCCAGGACTCGCTGGACTTCGGCGCTGGCCTGCCCGACGACAACATCTACCTGTCGGCTGATGCTTCGGTCGCCATCCCGTCGACCCCGCTGACCCTGACCGGTCACGTCGGTTACACCGATGGCGCCCTGACCTACACCGACAACAGCAAGGCATGGGACTACTCGATCGGCGCTTCGCTGACCGTGCTGGGCAATGTCTCGCTGGGCGTGAGCTATGTCGGCGTCGAAGCTGACGGCCTTGCCAAGGACGTCTCGGGCTTCACCGACGACACCGTGGTCGGCTCGCTGAGCGTCAGCTTCTAA
- a CDS encoding SIMPL domain-containing protein (The SIMPL domain is named for its presence in mouse protein SIMPL (signalling molecule that associates with mouse pelle-like kinase). Bacterial member BP26, from Brucella, was shown to assemble into a channel-like structure, while YggE from E. coli has been associated with resistance to oxidative stress.) codes for MIAGGYLLGDGLTRAKAADRSVTVRGLAERDVTADLATWTISYSSTAGNLAEAQAEVDRDTSQIKAFFKELGFPQNALEPTAVNVSSYSNNGIPQFTVRQRMSLRSHDIKRAQDAVRRQFDLVRRGVMLEEGSGMAYTFTKLNAIKPEMVAEATKDARSAAEQFAKDSGTGVGGIKSATQGYFSIEARDGDQGGWGVSDTPFKKVRVVTTVDFYLR; via the coding sequence ATGATTGCAGGCGGCTACCTGCTTGGCGACGGCCTTACCCGCGCCAAGGCGGCGGATCGCTCGGTCACGGTCCGCGGGCTGGCGGAACGCGACGTGACGGCAGACCTTGCCACCTGGACGATCTCCTATTCCTCCACAGCCGGAAACCTTGCCGAAGCGCAGGCAGAGGTCGATCGCGACACGTCGCAGATCAAGGCCTTTTTCAAGGAACTGGGCTTCCCGCAGAACGCGCTGGAACCTACTGCAGTCAACGTTTCCAGCTACAGCAACAACGGCATTCCGCAATTCACGGTGCGCCAACGCATGAGCCTGCGCAGCCATGACATCAAGCGGGCGCAGGATGCCGTGCGGCGCCAGTTCGACCTCGTTCGGCGGGGCGTGATGCTGGAGGAAGGATCGGGCATGGCCTACACCTTCACCAAGCTGAACGCGATCAAGCCGGAAATGGTGGCCGAAGCCACGAAAGATGCCCGTTCGGCTGCGGAACAATTCGCCAAGGACAGCGGCACCGGCGTGGGCGGGATCAAGAGCGCCACTCAGGGCTATTTCTCGATCGAGGCCCGTGATGGCGACCAGGGAGGCTGGGGCGTTTCTGACACGCCGTTCAAGAAGGTCCGCGTCGTGACGACCGTGGATTTCTATCTGCGCTGA
- a CDS encoding VOC family protein produces the protein MVKYLHSMIRVTDPDASVDFFKLLGLEETRRMENEKGRFTLIFLSAPGQDAEVELTYNWPAEGEEGEKYSGGRNFGHLAYQVDDIYATCQRLMDAGITINRPPRDGHMAFIKTPDGISIELLQDGHLEPQEPWASMENTGSW, from the coding sequence GTGGTCAAATACCTCCACAGCATGATCCGGGTAACCGATCCCGATGCGAGCGTGGATTTCTTCAAGCTGCTGGGGCTGGAAGAAACCCGCCGTATGGAAAATGAGAAGGGTCGCTTCACCCTGATCTTCCTGTCCGCACCGGGACAGGACGCCGAAGTCGAGTTGACCTACAACTGGCCGGCCGAAGGCGAAGAGGGCGAGAAGTATTCGGGCGGCCGCAATTTCGGCCACCTCGCCTATCAGGTGGATGACATCTACGCGACCTGCCAGCGCTTGATGGATGCGGGCATCACGATCAACCGTCCCCCGCGGGACGGGCACATGGCCTTCATCAAGACGCCGGACGGCATTTCGATCGAATTGCTGCAGGACGGCCATCTTGAACCGCAGGAGCCGTGGGCCAGCATGGAAAACACGGGCAGCTGGTAA
- the nhaA gene encoding Na+/H+ antiporter NhaA, with the protein MQQQRSLLRSAVRPLRALFVSDAFEGILLIAIAALAIIAANSPLSHLYHDFFHEPLAWTPIAKLNSVHLWINDALMAVFFFVVGLEVKREIVAGNLADARQRRLPVMAAIAGMAAPAAVYMLIAGGDVRLQNGWAIPAATDIAFAMGVIGLLGSRVPASLRLFLLTVAIVDDIGAVLVIAVFYTANLKFAWLIASLVVFAALYGLNRLKVNHIAPYILGAIVLWFCVLNSGIHATIAGVVAALTIPMRDHNGSNMLETMEHALVSWNAYLVVPLFGFANAGVALAGIGLKEALAPLPLAVGAGLVLGKQVGIFLCIVAADKLGIAKRPDNSTWPQIWGTTVLCGIGFTMSLFIAELAFPSNRLLIEEAKIGILAGSLVSALLGYAILRMTTKVSAEDA; encoded by the coding sequence ATGCAACAGCAACGTTCCCTTCTCCGCTCGGCCGTTCGCCCCTTGCGCGCCCTGTTCGTCAGCGATGCCTTCGAAGGCATCCTGCTGATTGCCATTGCGGCCCTGGCGATCATCGCCGCCAACTCCCCGCTTTCGCATCTCTATCACGATTTCTTCCACGAACCGCTGGCCTGGACGCCGATCGCCAAGCTCAACTCGGTCCATCTGTGGATCAACGATGCCCTGATGGCGGTATTCTTCTTCGTGGTCGGGCTGGAAGTTAAGCGCGAGATCGTGGCCGGCAATCTTGCCGATGCCCGCCAGCGCCGCCTGCCGGTTATGGCAGCAATCGCGGGCATGGCCGCACCGGCAGCCGTCTACATGCTGATCGCGGGCGGCGATGTCCGCCTGCAGAATGGCTGGGCGATCCCTGCGGCGACGGACATTGCCTTCGCCATGGGCGTGATCGGCCTGCTGGGCAGCCGGGTGCCGGCATCCCTGCGCCTGTTCCTGCTTACCGTCGCCATCGTGGACGATATTGGCGCGGTGCTGGTGATCGCGGTGTTCTATACCGCCAATCTGAAATTCGCCTGGCTGATTGCCTCGCTGGTGGTCTTCGCAGCGCTTTACGGCCTCAATCGCCTGAAGGTAAACCACATTGCACCCTATATTCTGGGCGCGATCGTGCTGTGGTTCTGTGTGCTCAATTCGGGCATTCACGCCACGATTGCCGGCGTTGTCGCGGCGCTGACCATCCCGATGCGCGATCACAACGGCTCGAACATGCTCGAGACGATGGAGCACGCGCTGGTCAGCTGGAATGCCTATCTGGTGGTGCCGCTGTTCGGCTTTGCCAATGCCGGCGTGGCGCTGGCCGGGATTGGCCTAAAGGAAGCGCTCGCTCCGCTGCCGCTGGCCGTGGGTGCCGGCCTCGTGCTGGGCAAGCAGGTCGGCATCTTCCTGTGCATCGTAGCGGCAGACAAACTGGGAATCGCCAAGCGGCCGGACAATTCCACCTGGCCGCAGATCTGGGGCACGACAGTGCTGTGCGGGATTGGCTTCACCATGAGCCTGTTCATCGCCGAACTGGCATTCCCGTCCAATCGCCTGCTGATCGAGGAAGCGAAAATCGGCATTCTGGCCGGATCTCTCGTCTCGGCCTTGCTGGGTTACGCGATCCTGCGGATGACCACGAAAGTCTCTGCAGAAGACGCGTAA
- a CDS encoding glycosyl transferase family protein translates to MILGGSSLLQWLALAEHELLLFAGCFFLLGALDEIGIDAAWLWFRLTGRARTERIDRQRETGRPLAGPVAVLIPTWREAEVIGATISHALAVWPQEELTLYVGCYRNDRATAEAVTKAASGDPRLRLVLHDRDGPTTKADCLNRLYRALSDDERRRGMQYRMALLHDAEDMVDPAALSLLDREIEHADFVQIPVRPEPQFGSRWIAGHYCEEFAEAHGKAMVVRDALSAGLPAAGVGCAFSRSILDRLTQMRPGQGGPFSVDSLTEDYELGIRIKVLGGKARFLRTRGDDGQLVATRACFPAKLVPAVRQKTRWVHGIAFQGWDRLGWNFHPVELWMRMRDRRGPLTAIVLAAAYLLLAIACVLWTAEWLGYGRNWIDDPLLELLVLVNFASFAWRAAMRFAFTAREYGVGEGLRAVARIPVANFIAILAGRRALFAYIAGLAGAAPRWDKTEHHVHPAQLSGRTA, encoded by the coding sequence GTGATTCTGGGGGGTAGTTCGCTGCTGCAGTGGCTCGCGCTTGCCGAGCATGAGTTGCTGCTTTTCGCAGGATGTTTTTTTCTTCTTGGTGCGCTGGATGAAATCGGAATCGACGCCGCATGGCTATGGTTCCGGCTGACCGGTCGCGCCCGGACGGAGCGGATTGATCGCCAGCGTGAAACTGGCAGGCCGCTTGCCGGCCCGGTGGCCGTGCTGATTCCCACCTGGCGCGAGGCGGAAGTGATCGGGGCAACCATCTCCCATGCGCTGGCTGTATGGCCGCAGGAAGAACTGACGCTCTATGTCGGTTGCTATCGGAATGACCGGGCAACAGCAGAAGCCGTCACCAAGGCTGCTTCAGGTGATCCCAGGCTGCGGCTCGTGCTGCATGACCGGGACGGGCCGACGACCAAGGCGGATTGCCTCAACCGCCTGTATCGCGCCCTGTCCGACGATGAACGGCGGCGCGGAATGCAGTATCGCATGGCCTTGCTCCACGATGCAGAGGACATGGTCGATCCGGCCGCGCTTTCCCTGCTCGATCGGGAAATAGAGCATGCGGATTTCGTCCAGATCCCTGTTCGGCCTGAGCCGCAATTCGGCTCGCGCTGGATTGCCGGACATTATTGCGAGGAATTCGCCGAGGCCCATGGAAAGGCAATGGTGGTGCGCGATGCTCTGTCTGCCGGGCTTCCTGCCGCCGGGGTAGGCTGCGCCTTTTCACGTTCGATCCTGGATCGGCTCACGCAGATGCGGCCCGGACAGGGCGGCCCCTTCTCGGTCGACAGCCTGACGGAGGATTACGAGCTTGGGATCCGCATCAAGGTGCTGGGTGGCAAGGCCCGGTTCCTGAGGACGCGCGGCGATGACGGGCAGCTTGTCGCCACGCGCGCCTGTTTTCCGGCAAAATTGGTCCCTGCGGTGCGGCAGAAGACGCGTTGGGTCCACGGGATCGCCTTTCAGGGCTGGGACCGCCTGGGATGGAACTTCCACCCGGTGGAATTGTGGATGCGCATGCGTGACCGGCGCGGCCCGCTCACGGCCATTGTATTGGCTGCGGCCTATCTGCTGCTGGCAATCGCATGCGTGCTGTGGACAGCCGAATGGCTTGGCTATGGCCGCAACTGGATCGACGATCCGCTGCTGGAACTGCTCGTGCTGGTGAATTTTGCCAGCTTTGCCTGGCGCGCGGCAATGCGCTTTGCCTTTACTGCCCGCGAATATGGGGTCGGTGAAGGGCTGCGGGCCGTGGCGCGTATTCCTGTGGCCAATTTCATTGCGATCCTTGCGGGAAGGCGGGCGCTATTCGCTTATATCGCCGGTCTCGCGGGCGCCGCGCCGCGTTGGGACAAGACGGAACACCATGTCCATCCCGCGCAATTGAGCGGGAGGACGGCATGA
- a CDS encoding sulfite exporter TauE/SafE family protein: MDVYLPIANLAVNGLVIVGLGALTGILSGIFGVGGGFLTTPLLIFYGVPPTVAAASAASQVTGASVSGVLAHTRRGGVDYRIGAVLVAGGAIGTGIGAVLFRVLEAIGQIDTVINILYVVLLGTIGSLMMRESIQTIRAMRSGSAPPARKRRHHPLVASLPLRWRFYRSGLYISPLAPLILGIVTGIMTMLMGVGGGFILVPAMLYILGMSANVVVGTSLFQILFVTMVTTMMHALTTKAVDMVLAGLLLVGSVTGAQLGVKFAQKAKPVYLRFALAAIVLAIALRMAFGLGVRPDEIYTVVPL; encoded by the coding sequence ATGGATGTCTATCTCCCTATCGCGAACCTCGCGGTCAATGGTCTGGTGATCGTTGGCCTGGGGGCGCTGACGGGCATTCTCTCAGGTATTTTCGGGGTTGGCGGGGGCTTCCTGACTACCCCGCTGCTGATCTTTTACGGTGTGCCACCCACAGTCGCGGCAGCCAGTGCCGCCAGCCAGGTAACCGGCGCCAGCGTGTCGGGCGTGCTGGCTCACACGCGGCGGGGCGGGGTGGATTACCGGATCGGCGCGGTGCTTGTGGCGGGCGGGGCAATCGGCACCGGCATCGGGGCAGTACTGTTCCGCGTGCTGGAGGCAATCGGCCAGATCGATACGGTCATCAACATCCTCTATGTCGTATTGCTGGGTACGATCGGATCGCTGATGATGCGGGAGAGCATCCAGACTATCCGCGCAATGCGCAGCGGCAGTGCGCCGCCTGCGCGCAAGAGGCGCCACCATCCGCTGGTCGCCAGCCTGCCGCTGCGCTGGCGCTTCTACCGCTCCGGCCTCTACATCTCGCCGCTGGCACCGCTTATCCTTGGGATCGTGACCGGCATCATGACCATGCTGATGGGTGTGGGCGGCGGCTTCATCCTCGTGCCTGCTATGCTCTACATTCTGGGCATGAGCGCCAATGTCGTGGTCGGAACTTCGCTGTTCCAGATCCTGTTCGTCACCATGGTCACCACGATGATGCATGCGCTCACCACCAAGGCGGTGGACATGGTACTGGCCGGGCTGCTGCTGGTCGGATCGGTCACAGGCGCGCAACTGGGCGTGAAATTCGCGCAGAAGGCCAAGCCGGTCTATCTGCGTTTCGCGCTGGCCGCCATCGTGCTGGCCATTGCCCTGCGCATGGCTTTCGGCCTGGGGGTGAGGCCTGACGAGATATACACGGTGGTGCCGTTGTGA
- a CDS encoding TIGR02186 family protein → MALAAFFALSGQRDPILVPEVSQHEIQVRQGFTGTELLLYGAILDPSGIRAGRDYDIVVVLKGPTQSIRLREKQKIAGMWVNVDSSDFRSAPSFFAVASSRPIREIVDERTAAIYELGLPWLQLSPIGAIDPEEQARFASGLVDLRQREGLYNQDEKGVSVSEQVLYQARIALPSSVLTGTYTAETFAITRGRVVASAVSRVEVRKQGFERFIAQFAEDQPFFYGMIACALSVLMGWIAGRLFALV, encoded by the coding sequence TTGGCACTGGCTGCCTTCTTCGCACTTTCCGGCCAGCGAGACCCGATTCTGGTGCCGGAAGTCTCCCAGCACGAGATTCAGGTGCGGCAGGGCTTCACTGGCACCGAATTGCTGCTTTACGGCGCCATCCTCGATCCAAGCGGCATCCGCGCGGGCCGCGATTATGACATTGTGGTGGTGCTGAAGGGGCCGACCCAGTCGATCCGCCTGCGCGAGAAGCAGAAGATCGCGGGCATGTGGGTGAATGTGGACAGCAGCGATTTCCGTTCCGCGCCGTCCTTCTTCGCCGTGGCCAGTTCCCGCCCGATCCGGGAGATCGTGGATGAACGCACGGCCGCGATCTATGAACTTGGCCTGCCATGGCTGCAATTGTCTCCCATCGGCGCCATCGACCCGGAAGAGCAGGCGCGCTTTGCTTCCGGCCTTGTCGATCTGCGCCAGCGCGAAGGGCTGTACAATCAGGATGAGAAGGGCGTCAGCGTCAGCGAGCAGGTGCTCTATCAGGCGCGCATCGCCTTGCCCTCCAGCGTGCTGACCGGCACTTATACGGCGGAAACCTTTGCCATCACGCGCGGGCGCGTGGTCGCCTCTGCAGTGTCGCGGGTGGAAGTGCGCAAGCAGGGTTTCGAACGATTCATTGCGCAGTTCGCGGAGGATCAGCCCTTCTTCTACGGCATGATCGCCTGTGCGCTTTCCGTGCTGATGGGCTGGATCGCCGGGCGTCTGTTCGCTCTGGTCTGA
- a CDS encoding DUF87 domain-containing protein, whose amino-acid sequence MNDLGKQFFRPLQSAELPQEAGAAAGHAAQPPAAAAGAVQTPAHAAPQRPVAQPSENASQPIGVVLEIAGSSSQIALDLERLNECAADADPSIALAGQVGSQIKIRVPGGWLLASVRNQRQDRRGGTASIVANIDFLGEGEEERLTGRIHGFRRGVTRYPIPGALIYPASNADLRQIYASDGRSAIQVGTVYPTTDIRAGIYVDAMLGKHFALLGSTGTGKSTSAALILHRICEAAPQGHIVMIDPHGEYSAAFRSTGVIYDVSNLQMPYWLMNFEEHCEVFLKTTGNALQEDADILAKCLLEARSKNRLAENMGKITVDSPIPYLLSDLTNILQNEMGKLDKASSSAPYMRIKTKVDELKADPRYQFMFSGMLVGDTMSEFISKIFRMPPSGRPISIIDVSGVPSDITSTVVAVLSRLVFDFAIWGREEKQRPILLVCEEAHRYVPNEKNADGSSVGRILSRIAKEGRKYGVSLGLITQRPSDLAEGVLSQCGTILSMRLNNERDQSFVKAAMPEGARGFLDSIPALRNRECIIVGEGVSIPIRVSFDNLEESKRPASEDPSFVDLWRQSGGEEDMVQRVVQRWRSQGR is encoded by the coding sequence ATGAACGATCTGGGCAAGCAATTCTTCCGACCCTTGCAGTCTGCCGAACTGCCGCAGGAAGCCGGGGCCGCCGCCGGCCATGCCGCACAGCCACCTGCCGCAGCTGCCGGCGCAGTGCAGACGCCAGCCCATGCGGCGCCGCAGCGCCCTGTTGCCCAACCCAGCGAGAATGCCAGTCAGCCGATCGGCGTGGTGCTGGAAATCGCCGGGTCCAGTTCTCAGATCGCCCTCGATCTGGAACGGCTGAATGAATGTGCTGCCGATGCCGACCCTTCCATCGCGCTTGCCGGGCAGGTGGGTAGCCAGATCAAGATCCGCGTTCCCGGCGGCTGGCTGCTGGCCAGTGTGCGCAATCAGCGGCAGGACCGGCGCGGCGGCACTGCCAGCATCGTCGCCAATATCGACTTTCTGGGCGAGGGCGAGGAAGAGCGGCTGACGGGCCGCATTCATGGCTTCCGCCGCGGCGTTACGCGCTATCCCATTCCGGGCGCGCTGATCTATCCTGCCTCCAATGCCGACCTTCGCCAGATCTATGCGTCCGATGGCCGCTCGGCGATTCAGGTCGGGACTGTCTATCCGACCACCGATATTCGCGCGGGCATCTACGTCGATGCCATGTTGGGCAAGCATTTCGCCCTTCTGGGTTCCACCGGTACCGGTAAGTCCACCAGCGCCGCGTTGATCCTGCACCGTATTTGCGAAGCTGCGCCGCAGGGCCATATCGTGATGATCGACCCGCACGGCGAATATTCGGCCGCTTTCCGCAGCACCGGCGTGATCTATGACGTGTCGAACCTGCAGATGCCCTATTGGCTGATGAACTTCGAGGAACATTGCGAAGTGTTCCTCAAGACGACCGGCAATGCCCTGCAGGAAGATGCGGACATTCTGGCCAAGTGTCTGCTCGAAGCGCGCAGCAAGAACCGCCTGGCCGAGAATATGGGCAAGATCACGGTGGATTCGCCGATCCCCTATCTCCTGTCTGACCTGACCAACATCCTGCAGAACGAGATGGGCAAGCTCGACAAGGCGAGTTCATCCGCGCCCTATATGCGCATCAAGACCAAGGTCGACGAGTTGAAGGCCGATCCGCGTTACCAGTTCATGTTCTCCGGCATGCTGGTGGGCGATACGATGTCGGAATTCATTTCCAAGATCTTCCGCATGCCTCCTTCCGGCCGACCGATCTCGATCATCGACGTATCGGGCGTGCCGTCGGACATTACCTCCACAGTGGTGGCCGTGCTCAGCCGGCTGGTGTTCGATTTCGCGATCTGGGGCCGTGAGGAAAAGCAGCGCCCGATCCTGCTCGTCTGCGAAGAAGCGCACCGTTATGTGCCGAACGAGAAGAACGCCGATGGCTCTTCGGTGGGCCGCATCCTTTCGCGTATCGCAAAGGAAGGCCGTAAATACGGTGTCTCGCTGGGCCTCATCACGCAGCGCCCCTCGGACCTTGCCGAAGGCGTGCTTTCCCAGTGCGGTACGATCCTGTCCATGCGCCTCAACAACGAACGCGACCAGAGCTTCGTTAAGGCGGCCATGCCTGAAGGTGCGCGCGGTTTCCTCGATTCCATTCCCGCCCTGCGCAACCGCGAATGCATCATCGTGGGCGAAGGTGTCTCGATCCCGATCCGCGTGTCGTTCGACAATCTGGAAGAGTCCAAGCGCCCCGCTTCGGAAGATCCGAGCTTTGTCGACCTGTGGCGCCAGTCCGGCGGCGAAGAGGACATGGTCCAGCGCGTGGTCCAGCGCTGGCGTTCACAGGGCAGGTAA
- a CDS encoding MATE family efflux transporter, which translates to MNGPTESAAPQGDTAAQPGPPKGGPGAMMRGDLTQGPILRTLIMFSIPTLMANILQSLSGTVNSIWVGRLLGEEALAATANANIVMFLVSSAAFGFGMAGTVKIGQRFGARDVDGARRTFGTAVGFCSLLMIGIAILGWYIAPGLLTVLETPEGAYELALTYLRIIFLSMPFMMVSIILTMGLRGTGDARTPLIFMLVTVAIDAVFNPLLIAGFGPIPALGIAGSALSTMLASLVSFLGMIGYVYGKDLPLRLRAAELAYLRPQREELGYIITKGLPMGAQMLVMSAAGIIVVGLVNREGLLMTAAYGAAMQLFTYIQMPAMAIGGAVSAMAAQFIGARKWDRLDHVTRAGVLVNFIMTGVLTVLLLLFDRPALGLFLGPDSPAVPLGRHIQLLASWNFIFFGVTMVYSATMRAGGAVMVPLIIIAIALYPVRLGFYWLTYDWLGSDAIWYSFPVAAFSGLVLGWWFYHYSSWREIAKPESEEEAMEQAQAESEPAGRFKPSV; encoded by the coding sequence ATGAACGGCCCAACTGAATCAGCCGCCCCGCAGGGCGATACCGCAGCGCAACCCGGCCCGCCCAAAGGCGGCCCCGGCGCGATGATGCGCGGCGACCTGACGCAGGGTCCGATCCTGCGCACGCTGATCATGTTCAGCATCCCCACGCTGATGGCCAATATCCTCCAGTCGCTCTCGGGCACGGTGAATTCGATCTGGGTCGGACGCCTGCTGGGCGAAGAAGCGCTGGCGGCAACCGCCAATGCCAATATCGTGATGTTCCTCGTCTCCAGCGCCGCCTTTGGCTTCGGCATGGCCGGCACAGTGAAGATCGGGCAGCGCTTCGGTGCGCGCGATGTGGACGGCGCCCGGCGCACTTTCGGCACAGCAGTGGGCTTCTGCAGCCTGCTGATGATCGGTATCGCGATCCTCGGCTGGTATATCGCTCCGGGCCTGCTGACCGTGCTGGAAACGCCGGAAGGCGCCTATGAACTGGCGCTCACCTATCTGCGGATCATCTTCCTCTCCATGCCGTTCATGATGGTCTCCATCATCCTCACCATGGGGCTGCGCGGTACGGGCGATGCACGTACGCCGCTGATCTTCATGCTGGTCACTGTGGCGATCGATGCGGTGTTCAACCCGCTGCTGATCGCGGGCTTCGGCCCGATTCCCGCATTGGGTATCGCCGGTTCCGCCCTATCCACCATGCTGGCCAGCCTCGTCTCCTTCCTGGGGATGATCGGCTATGTCTATGGCAAGGATCTGCCGCTGCGCCTGCGCGCAGCCGAACTTGCCTATCTGCGCCCCCAGCGCGAGGAGCTGGGCTATATCATCACCAAGGGCCTGCCGATGGGCGCCCAGATGCTGGTGATGAGCGCGGCGGGCATCATCGTGGTCGGGCTGGTGAACCGCGAAGGCCTGCTGATGACCGCTGCCTATGGCGCGGCCATGCAGCTTTTCACCTATATCCAGATGCCCGCCATGGCGATTGGCGGCGCGGTCAGCGCGATGGCCGCCCAGTTCATCGGCGCCCGCAAGTGGGATCGGCTGGACCATGTCACCCGCGCGGGCGTGCTGGTGAACTTCATCATGACCGGCGTGCTCACCGTGCTGCTGCTGCTGTTCGACCGGCCCGCGCTGGGCCTGTTCCTTGGGCCGGACAGCCCGGCCGTTCCGCTGGGCCGCCACATCCAGCTTCTGGCCAGCTGGAACTTCATCTTCTTCGGCGTGACCATGGTCTATTCCGCCACCATGCGCGCCGGCGGTGCGGTGATGGTGCCGCTGATCATCATCGCCATTGCGCTCTATCCGGTGCGTCTGGGCTTCTACTGGCTGACCTATGACTGGCTGGGTTCGGATGCCATCTGGTACAGCTTCCCCGTGGCCGCGTTTTCCGGGCTGGTGCTGGGCTGGTGGTTCTACCACTATTCCTCGTGGCGCGAGATCGCGAAGCCCGAGAGCGAGGAAGAGGCGATGGAACAGGCACAGGCCGAAAGCGAACCTGCCGGCCGTTTCAAGCCTTCCGTGTAA